A single genomic interval of Camelina sativa cultivar DH55 chromosome 11, Cs, whole genome shotgun sequence harbors:
- the LOC104724470 gene encoding probable metal-nicotianamine transporter YSL4, which yields METEITKSTEITETLLLQATNLDHDDEDVPEWKDQITIRGLVASALLGTLFCIITHKLNLTIGIIPSLNVAAGLLGFFFVKSWTGFLSKLGFSPKPFTKQENTVIQTCVVSCYGLAYSGGFGSYLIAMDDRTYKLIGADYPGNNPEDVINPGLWWMTGFLFVVSFLGLFSLVPLRKVMILDYKLTYPSGTATAMLINSFHNNTGAELAGNQVKCLGKYLSLSLVWSCFKWFFSGIGGACGFDHFPTLGLTLFKYTFYFDFSPTFVGCGMICPHLVNCSVLLGAIISWGFLWPFISQHAGDWYPADLEANDFKGLYGYKVFIPTAIILGDGLYNLIKIIVVTVKEFCNKNSKQHHLPLFTDILDTNETSKLLLEKKKRDDVFLKDRIPLGFAVSGYVGLAAVSTATIPLIFPPLKWYLVLCTYMVAPALAFCNSYGAGLTDMSMPSTYGKTGLFIIASIVGSKGGVIAGLAACGLMMSIVSTAADLMQDFKTGYLTLSSAKSMFVTQLLGTAIGCIITPITFWLFWTAFDIGDPDGIYKAPYAVIYREMAILGIEGFAKLPKHCLALCCGFFIAALVVNLVREITPPKISKFIPLPMAMAGPFYIGAYFTIDMFIGTVIMFVWERMNKKDADDYSGAVASGLICGDGIWTIPSAILSILRINPPICMYFGPS from the exons ATGGAGACGGAAATTACAAAGTCAACGGAGATAACAGAGACATTGTTGTTACAAGCGACGAATCTGGATCACGATGATGAAGATGTACCAGAGTGGAAGGACCAGATCACGATCCGAGGCTTGGTCGCTAGTGCCCTGTTGGGGACATTGTTCTGTATCATAACCCATAAGCTCAATCTAACAATCGGAATCATTCCTTCGCTAAACGTAGCTGCTGGTCTTCTcggcttcttcttcgtcaagtcGTGGACTGGCTTCTTGTCTAAATTAGGTTTTTCACCTAAACCTTTTACTAAGCAAGAGAACACTGTTATCCAGACTTGCGTTGTCTCCTGCTACGGCCTTGCTTACAGCG GAGGGTTTGGTTCGTATTTGATAGCTATGGATGATAGGACGTATAAGCTCATTGGTGCTGATTATCCTGGAAACAATCCTGAAGATGTTATAAATCCTGGATTGTGGTGGATGACTGGCTTTTTATTTGTAGTTAGCTTCCTTGGTCTCTTCAGTCTCGTTCCACTTCGCAAG GTGATGATTTTGGACTACAAGCTTACGTATCCCAGTGGAACCGCTACAGCAATGTTGATTAACAGTTTCCACAACAACACTGGAGCAGAGCTTGCAGG AAACCAAGTTAAATGTCTTGGGAAGTACCTGAGCCTTAGCTTAGTTTGGAGTTGCTTCAAGTGGTTCTTCAGTGGTATTGGTGGTGCTTGTGGTTTTGATCACTTTCCCACACTTGGTTTGACACTGTTCAAGTACAC GTTTTACTTTGACTTCAGTCCTACTTTTGTTGGTTGTGGTATGATATGTCCCCATTTGGTCAACTGTTCTGTTCTTCTCGGTGCAATCATTTCTTGGGGTTTTCTCTGGCCATTTATATCACAGCATGCTGGTGACTGGTATCCAGCTGACCTTGAGGCCAACGATTTTAAAGGTCTCTATGGCTATAAG GTCTTTATCCCCACTGCTATCATCCTTGGTGACGGTCTCTACAACCTCATTAAGATCATTGTTGTCACTGTGAAAGAGTTCTGCAACAAAAACTCCAAACAACACCACCTGCCTCTCTTTACCGACATCTTAGATACGAATGAGACCTCGAAGTTACtgctggagaagaagaaaagagatgacGTATTTCTCAAGGACCGTATACCCCTAGGGTTTGCGGTTTCTGGTTATGTAGGTCTTGCAGCCGTTTCAACAGCTACAATTCCGTTGATATTCCCACCATTGAAATGGTACTTAGTCCTCTGTACATACATGGTTGCCCCGGCTCTTGCTTTTTGCAATTCTTATGGAGCAGGGCTGACGGATATGAGCATGCCTTCAACCTACGGAAAGACTGGTCTTTTCATCATCGCTTCAATCGTAGGTAGTAAAGGTGGAGTCATTGCCGGTTTAGCAGCATGTGGCCTTATGATGTCAATCGTCTCAACTGCAGCTGATCTCATGCAGGACTTCAAAACAGGTTACCTCACATTGTCGTCAGCAAAATCCATGTTTGTAACTCAGCTTTTAGGTACTGCAATCGGTTGCATAATCACTCCTATCACGTTCTGGCTGTTTTGGACTGCTTTTGATATCGGTGATCCTGATGGTATCTACAAAGCACCTTACGCGGTCATCTACCGCGAAATGGCTATTCTTGGGATAGAAGGCTTTGCGAAACTTCCCAAACATTGTTTGGCTCTTTGTTGCGGATTCTTCATCGCTGCTCTGGTTGTTAATCTAGTAAGAGAAATCACACCGCCGAAGATCTCTAAGTTTATACCGCTTCCAATGGCTATGGCTGGTCCGTTCTACATAGGAGCGTACTTCACCATCGACATGTTCATAGGAActgtgattatgtttgtatgggAACGGATGAATAAGAAAGACGCAGATGATTACTCGGGTGCAGTAGCTTCAGGACTGATCTGTGGCGATGGAATCTGGACTATCCCATCCGCCATTCTTTCAATCTTAAGAATCAATCCACCCATCTGTATGTACTTTGGACCATCCTAG
- the LOC104724471 gene encoding DNA-directed RNA polymerases II, IV and V subunit 12-like, translated as MGFLCQEAHTSIINVASSSSLRQNHPHRQQQNPRIRFNTMDQQPALPEPVTYVCGDCGQENTLKSGDVIQCRECGYRILYKKRTRRVVQYEAR; from the exons ATGGGCTTTTTGTGTCAAGAAGCCCATACAAGTATAATAAATGTCGCTAGCTCCTCGTCTCTTCGTCAAAATCATCCTCATCGTCAACAACAAAACCCTAGG ATTCGTTTTAATACCATGGATCAACAACCAGCACTGCCCGAACCCGTTACTTACGTCTGCGGAG ATTGTGGACAAGAGAACACTTTGAAATCTGGGGATGTCATCCAATGCAGAGAGTGTGGGTACCGTATTCTCTACAAGAAGCGTACCCGTAGAG TTGTTCAATACGAAGCTCGCTGA
- the LOC104724473 gene encoding cyclin-D-binding Myb-like transcription factor 1: MAEENKKKKKSDDIRVDSGGTVEEVVSEHSSMKKEKKKKKKNREIKDGFAGEDGEIAERESEKLGEDALVKKNKSKKQMIDSEAGDGMKKKKSKKDKEAKVDSEAEDGVKKKKKKKKKKKSKKESGSDVRGNSESSKVCDKRKREDCDLGDEKYTDKEVKRKSKKKKTSVVSDTSLNSTNDAKRSIMETNTSVDPEAANKDSTKHAKKERKKKEKQQSVDSDVEDNNLINSTNDASKKSKEKEPSKDSELEEHSKNSKKDAKKIHNVDSEADENDLTSTKDAKKKRKKKKQSEVSEAEETNNDAKKKRKKKQECGQSDKDVTTPSSKSTKRVTFSDQVEFFPAEDEESEEDEAEVKLVRGKRFTKEEDELVKKAVLEYVDNHALGDNGIKMVMECKSHPQLKGCWKEIASTLPWRAYDSVYHRAHTIFEEGSKGVWTQEDLELVIEFQKKHGNDWRTLADALGKDRKHVKDAWRRIRLASKKKGHWTREEYQNLFDLVNKDIRMKAFQEKHAKHGMLKDNIPWMAISDVLGTRDHVTCCNKWYDQLTSPMVAKGTWANVDDYRLLEELLKLDAACIDDVDWDYLLENRDGEACRKRWNQMVLHIGIPKSKTFVEQVEILSERYRPDIAEDREDFDNRPYDPED, encoded by the exons ATGGCAGAggagaataaaaagaagaagaagagtgatgacATTAGGGTTGATTCTGGAGGAACCGTTGAAGAAGTAGTTTCCGAGCACAGTtctatgaagaaggagaagaagaagaagaagaaaaatcgagAGATTAAGGATGGTTTTGCTGGAGAAGATGGGGAGATTGCTGAGCGTGAAAGTGAGAAATTGGGTGAAGACGCTCTTGTTAAGAAGAACAAATCGAAAAAGCAAATGATTGATTCTGAAGCTGGGGATggtatgaagaagaagaaatcgaagaaaGATAAGGAGGCAAAGGTAGATTCTGAAGCTGAGGAtggtgtgaagaagaagaagaagaagaagaagaagaagaagagtaagaaagaATCTGGTAGTGATGTGAGAGGAAACAGTGAAAGCTCCAAAGTTTGTGATAAGAGAAAGCGGGAGGATTGTGATTTGGGAGATGAAAAATACACAGACAAGGAGGTgaagaggaagagcaagaagaagaaaacaagtgttGTATCAGATACCAGCTTGAACTCTACAAATGATGCCAAGAGAAGTATCATGGAGACAAACACAAGTGTGGATCCAGAGGCTGCTAACAAGGACTCTACGAAACATGCaaagaaggaaaggaagaagaaggagaagcaacAAAGTGTGGATTCTGATGTTGAAGATAACAACTTGATCAACTCTACTAATGATGCAAGCAAGAAAAGCAAGGAGAAGGAACCAAGTAAGGATTCAGAGCTTGAGGAACACAGCAAGAACTCTAAGAAAGACGCAAAGAAGATACACAATGTGGATTCAGAGGCCGATGAAAACGACTTGACCTCAACAAAAgatgcaaagaagaaaaggaagaagaagaagcaaagtgAAGTTTCAGAGgctgaagaaaccaacaatgatgcaaagaagaaaaggaagaagaagcaagagtgTGGTCAGAGTGATAAAGATGTGACCACCCCATCAAGTAAAAGCACAAAAAGGGTGACATTTTCTGACCAAGTGGAGTTTTTCCCTGCTGAGGATGAAGAATCGGAGGAAGATGAAGCAGAAGTTAAGCTGGTGAGAGGTAAGCgatttacaaaagaagaagatgagttagTAAAGAAGGCTGTATTAGAATACGTTGATAACCATGCCTTGGGAGATAATGGGATAAAGATGGTTATGGAATGCAAATCACACCCACAACTTAAAGGCTGTTGGAAAGAAATTGCATCTACTTTACCTTGGAGGGCATATGATAGTGTGTATCATCGTGCACATACTATATTTGAAGAAGGATCCAAGGGTGTATGGACGCAGGAAGATTTGGAACTCGTTATAGAGTTTCAAAAGAAACATGGGAATGATTGGAGAACACTTGCAGATGCGTTGGGTAAAGACAGGAAGCATGTGAAAGACGCTTGGAGGAGAATAAGATTGGCATCCAAGAAGAAAGGTCATTGGACTAGGGAGGAGTATCAAAATCTCTTTGATCTTGTGAACAAAGACATTAGGATGAAAGCATTCCAAGAGAAGCACGCAAAACATGGTATGCTCAAAGACAACATCCCTTGGATGGCAATAAGCGACGTACTTGGAACACGAGACCACGTGACTTGCTGCAATAAATGGTACGATCAGTTGACATCACCAATGGTAGCAAAGGGAACATGGGCTAACGTAGATGACTATAGACTCTTGGAAGAGCTTTTGAAATTGGATGCTGCTTGTATCGACGATGTGGATTGGGATTATCTTTTGGAGAATCGAGATGGGGAAGCTTGTAGAAAACGGTGGAACCAGATGGTCCTTCATATTGGTATACCGAAATCGAAAACATTTGTAGAACAAGTTGAGATTTTGTCTGAAAGGTATCGTCCTGACATAGCTGAGGACAGAGAAGATTTTGACAACAGACCCTATGATCCTGAAG ATTAA
- the LOC104724472 gene encoding cell division cycle 20.1, cofactor of APC complex translates to MDTGLNSSSSYLKAQTRCLIQRSFLPKDTSKENLDRFIPNRSAMDFDFAYSQLMERPNRNDQEQTSSSSGNSSQPSLCFCALPTA, encoded by the exons ATGGATACAGGTttgaactcttcttcttcttacttgaAGGCACAGACTCGATGTCTTATTCAAAGATCCTTTCTCCCCAAGGACACCTCGAAAGAAAAC CTTGACAGATTTATACCAAATAGATCAGCCATGGATTTTGACTTTGCCTACTCTCAGCTAATGGAAAGACCAAACCGGAACGATCAG GAACAAACCTCAAGCtccagtgggaactcttcacaGCCATCACTCTGTTTCTGCGCTTTACCAACAGCCTAA
- the LOC104727457 gene encoding cell division cycle 20.2, cofactor of APC complex-like: protein MDGKIINNDVRVSSHVVNTYRGHTSEVCGLKWSGSGQHLASGGNDNVVNIWDRSSSQRLHRLIEHTSAVKALAWCPFQTNLLATGGGERDGRIKFWNTRTGACLNTVETGSQVCSLLWSNKERELLSSHGFTQNQLTLWKYPSMVKMAELSGHTSRVLYTAQSPNGCTVASAAADERLMFWNVFGVPEVGKKAAPKNVVVPEPFSHVNRIR, encoded by the coding sequence ATGGATGGGAAGATCATCAACAATGATGTACGGGTTAGTTCACACGTTGTGAATACTTACAGGGGTCACACTTCAGAAGTTTGTGGGTTGAAGTGGTCAGGATCTGGACAGCATTTAGCTAGTGGTGGCAACGACAATGTGGTTAATATATGGGACCGTTCTAGCTCTCAGCGGCTGCATAGGCTCATAGAGCACACATCTGCAGTTAAAGCTCTTGCTTGGTGCCCTTTCCAAACGAATTTGCTTGCAACTGGTGGCGGTGAGAGAGATGGGAGAATAAAGTTCTGGAATACTAGGACAGGAGCTTGCTTGAACACGGTAGAAACTGGCTCTCAAGTTTGTTCTTTGTTATGGAGCAACAAGGAAAGAGAGTTGCTTAGCTCACATGGGTTTACTCAGAACCAGCTTACACTTTGGAAGTACCCATCTATGGTGAAAATGGCTGAGCTCAGTGGTCACACATCACGAGTTCTATATACGGCCCAGAGTCCGAATGGTTGTACTGTAGCTTCTGCAGCAGCAGATGAGAGACTGATGTTTTGGAATGTCTTTGGAGTACCAGAGGTTGGCAAAAAAGCTGCTCCAAAAAATGTAGTAGTACCTGAGCCATTTTCTCATGTGAACCGTATTCGCTGA
- the LOC104728435 gene encoding LOW QUALITY PROTEIN: transcription factor TCP6-like (The sequence of the model RefSeq protein was modified relative to this genomic sequence to represent the inferred CDS: deleted 1 base in 1 codon) has product FTHRPEKSPHLLDLVMNPKTNPNLPSYLNPSPHNQNNDKNRKQTVVKGFDIVVGDKELKRKTKTKEKEKEEQQQIQLLGEEQKKKKPNKDRHLKVEGRGRRVRLPVLCAARIYQLTKELGLKSDGETIEWLLQQAEPSIISATGNGIKPVGATTESVVVSQPRPLLTADLMVGHHNTQGGAPTPRSQMAANGLLRWMNETWQNTTQRLFDLNCGFGFGFKGVSEMGFGNNPRPGLELGLSMAVGMLGVLYPQVYQQMGQEQSRVHRHHLHEDQQQRAEKSGS; this is encoded by the exons TTTACTCACCGACCTGAAAAGTCCCCACACCTTCTTGACCTGGTCATGAATCCCAAGACGAACCCAAATTTACCAAGTTACTTAAACCCATCACCACATAATCAGAACAACGACAAGAACAGGAAACAAACAGTGGTTAAAGGTTTCGACATTGTGGTCGGCGACAAAGAActgaagaggaagacgaagacgaaggagaaggaAAAGGAAGAACAACAACAGATTCAGCTTCTTGGtgaggagcagaagaagaagaaaccaaacaaagatCGTCACCTTAAAGTTGAAGGAAGAGGTCGAAGAGTTAGGTTGCCTGTACTCTGTGCAGCCAGGATTTATCAGTTGACAAAAGAGTTAGGTCTCAAATCGGACGGCGAGACTATTGAATGGTTGCTTCAACAAGCTGAGCCATCGATTATCTCTGCTACTGGAAATGGAATCAAACCCGTTGGAGCCACCACTGAGTCTGTTGTTGTTTCTCAACCTCGTCCTCTTCTCACGGCGGATCTGATGGTGGGTCATCATAACACACAAGGAGGAGCTCCAACTCCAAGGTCTCAAATGGCGGCAAATGGGTTGTTGCGGTGGATGAATGAAACATGGCAAAACACCACTCAAAGGTTGTTTGATTTGAACTGCggttttgggtttggtttcaaAGGTGTTTCAGAGATGGGTTTTGGAAACAATCCAAGGCCTGGACTTGAATTAGGGTTGTCT ATGGCAGTGGGAATGTTGGGGGTTTTGTATCCGCAGGTTTATCAGCAAATGGGTCAAGAACAGTCTAGGGttcatcgtcatcatcttcatgaagaTCAGCAACAGAGAGCAGAGAAAAGTGGTTCTTAA
- the LOC104724474 gene encoding omega-hydroxypalmitate O-feruloyl transferase produces the protein MRIQLDFITFNTSYNPNHKPILLSSPFGSKMVAENNNNKEVTLSASMENNMKGTNVHLEVHQKEPALVKPESETRKGLYFLSNLDQNIAVIVRTIYCFKSEERGNEEAVQVIKKALSQVLVHYYPLAGRLTISPEGKLTVDCTGEGVVFVEAEANCKMDEIGDITKPDPETLGKLVYDVVDAKNILEIPPVTAQVTKFKCGGFVLGLCMNHCMFDGIGAMEFVNSWGQVARGLPLTTPPFSDRTILSARNPPKIENLHQEFEEIEDKSNINSLYNKEPTLYRSFCFDPEKIKKLKIQATENSESLLGNACTSFEALSAFVWRARTKSLKMLCDQKTKLLFAVDGRAKFEPQLPKGYFGNGIVLTNSICEAGELTEKPLSFAVGLVREAIKMVTDGYMRSAIDYFEVTRARPSLSSTLLITTWSRLGFHTTDFGWGEPVLSGPVALPEKEVTLFLSHGEQRRSINVLLGLPASAMDVFQEQFLQI, from the exons ATGAGAATCCAACTCGACTTCATAACATTTAACACTAGTTATAATCCCAACCACAAACCCATTTTGCTGTCTTCTCCATTTGGATCAAAGATG GTTGccgagaacaacaacaacaaagaagtaACACTCTCTGCATCGATGGAAAACAACATGAAAGGAACTAACGTTCATCTTGAGGTTCATCAAAAGGAACCGGCTTTGGTCAAACCCGAATCCGAGACACGAAAGGGTCTTTACTTCTTGTCCAATCTTGATCAGAACATCGCCGTGATTGTTCGTACAATCTACTGTTTCAAATCTGAGGAGAGAGGGAACGAGGAAGCAGTCCAAGTAATTAAGAAAGCTCTGAGTCAAGTTCTTGTTCATTACTACCCTCTTGCTGGACGCCTCACTATTAGTCCTGAAG GTAAACTCACAGTTGACTGTACTGGAGAAGGAGTTGTGTTTGTGGAAGCAGAAGCAAACTGTAAAATGGATGAGATTGGTGACATAACCAAACCAGATCCCGAAACTTTAGGGAAACTTGTTTACGATGTTGTCGACGCCAAGAACATTCTTGAGATCCCTCCTGTTACCGCTCAG GTGACGAAATTCAAATGTGGAGGATTTGTTCTCGGACTCTGTATGAACCACTGTATGTTCGATGGTATTGGAGCTATGGAGTTTGTCAACTCATGGGGTCAAGTCGCAAGAGGCTTGCCATTAACAACTCCTCCATTCTCAGATCGAACCATTCTCAGTGCTCGAAACCCTCCAAAGATCGAGAATCTTCACCAAGAATTCGAAGAGATCGAAGATAAATCCAACATCAACTCTCTCTACAACAAAGAGCCAACTCTCTACAGATCCTTCTGCTTTGACCCAgagaaaatcaagaaacttaAGATCCAAGCAACAGAGAACAGCGAGTCTCTCCTTGGTAACGCCTGCACAAGTTTTGAGGCTTTATCTGCTTTCGTGTGGAGAGCAAGAACTAAGTCGTTGAAGATGTTGTGTGATCAAAAAACGAAGCTTCTCTTCGCCGTTGATGGTAGAGCCAAGTTTGAGCCTCAACTGCCAAAAGGGTACTTCGGGAATGGTATTGTTCTCACAAACTCCATCTGTGAAGCTGGAGAGCTTACCGAGAAACCGTTGAGTTTCGCTGTTGGATTAGTCAGAGAAGCGATAAAGATGGTCACTGATGGATACATGAGATCTGCCATTGATTACTTCGAAGTAACCAGAGCAAGACCGTCTCTTTCCTCGACACTTCTGATCACTACATGGTCGAGATTGGGGTTCCATACCACAGACTTCGGTTGGGGAGAACCGGTTTTGTCCGGTCCAGTAGCTTTGCCTGAGAAAGAAGTAACTCTGTTTTTGTCTCATGGGGAACAGAGGAGAAGCATTAATGTGCTTCTTGGACTTCCTGCTTCAGCTATGGATGTGTTTCAAGAACAGTTCTTACAGATATAA
- the LOC104724475 gene encoding uncharacterized protein LOC104724475, with the protein MGKNLIMLLLLLQLLSLNSLSLKHSSAEPNATITVTGLVYCDVCSNNSFSKHSYFIPGVEVRVICRFSSASWRTRDMITFSANRTTNELGLYKLDITSLEGVACAEDSLMASCQASLIGSSSDSCNVPGIRTTTDQVVFKSKSSNLCVYGFTALNYRPLQKNLDLCGK; encoded by the exons ATGGGAAAGAATCTGATAATGCTTCTGTTACTTCTGCAACTTCTGTCCTTAAACTCTCTGTCTCTGAAACATTCTTCAGCCGAACCAAATGCAACGATTACTGTAACAGGTCTTGTTTATTGCGACGTCTGCTCCAACAACAGTTTCTCTAAACACAGCTACTTCATTCCTG gtgTGGAAGTGAGAGTAATCTGCAGATTCAGTTCAGCTTCATGGAGGACTAGAGATATGATAACGTTCTCTGCAAATCGAACCACAAATGAGCTTGGACTCTACAAGCTAGACATAACATCTTTGGAAGGCGTTGCTTGCGCCGAAGATTCTCTAATGGCTTCTTGTCAGGCAAGTTTGATCGGTAGCTCCTCAGATTCTTGCAACGTTCCAGGCATTAGAACTACAACGGATCAGGTCGTGTTCAAGTCCAAGAGCTCTAATCTCTGTGTCTATGGGTTTACGGCTTTAAATTACAGACCCTTACAAAAGAATCTTGACTTGTGTGGCAAGTAA